A region of the Silene latifolia isolate original U9 population chromosome 9, ASM4854445v1, whole genome shotgun sequence genome:
GTATAAAAGAAGACTTAGGCCCTATTTATTTGGACTTctaagagctgaactgaactgaactgaccttataagagctgaactgaatttataatagctaaaatgaactaaactaataagagctaaactgaattgaacttataggagctgaactaaactaaacttacgagagttgaattgaactgaacttataaaagctaaactaaactgaacttataggagcttAGCTTTTATGAACTCCATTTTTAGGAGTTTAACTTTTCTGACCTAAATAGACCTTAACTTAAattaattcaattttttttttttacaagaaAGGTATTTTCTTATATATTTTCAAAGGATTACATGAGATTTTCTTACAGTAATATATCCTCTAAGCTATACAAACCTTAGCATTCATATGTATTAAGAGCCTCTATAATGTCTACATGTTCTATATGATGTGTTTTAGTAAGTAAGATGACACTAATAGTGAATTTACATTCATTCACTAGAGTAAGGAATGGTGTTTTCAATCCCTCAAAAATCCTCTTATTCCGTTCCATCCAAAGTGTGTAAACAACTATTACCAAGCCACATTTTATCCATATGTTTTTGCAGTATTTCCTTGGCTGTTTATTGTGTGACCAGAGTAGAAGACTATGCAGCTAAGAATCCTGGACTGAAACACAAGCCCAAGAGAGGATAGCAGATGACAATGCTGCAGCCAGGGGACATTTGAAGAACAAGTGACGGGCACACTCTTCTTTGCATTTACAGAGGATGCACCTGTTGGCTAGGCTAATGCCTCTACCAACAAGCATATCCAGAATGGCCAGCTTTCTTTGAATAGCCAGTATGAGGATCACTCTATGTCGAGGTAAGAGacaatcacatttcaaagccttGTACACCCTGTGAGGAAGACCTTTATGTCTGCGTAATTCGTAAGTTTTACTCACAGAAAGGAACCTTTGACAACACATGACAGAAGGCAGGCAACAATAGATGGTACATCCTCAACCTGACTTAGGAGCAAGTCTCTGGCCTCGATAACACCTCTAAGGCTCTCATCAAAGTACTGTTGAATGGATAAATCCCAGATAGTATGGCTGGACAAGAAgtaattgataatccatgtcacccTGATGGAACCCATGCCTGTGTGTAAGAGCCACAACCATTTCAACATATTGGCCAAATTTCAAGAATGGAAGTTCTTAATGTGGAAACCCCCTTCTGACCAGGGAGTACAAATGTTAGACCAACTTTTAAAGGTAATTTTGTGTTGTCCCTTCACATAACCCCAAAATATTTGGCTGCATAAGGTATCAATGTGACTACAATGCTCTTAGAAATGAGAAGACCGCTGCACCAGAAGTTACATAGTCCAAACACCATGGAATTAATGACCTGCAACTTTCCTGTATAAGACAGGGATCTGAAAGCACATGAAGTGGATAGTGTTTGAAGCTTGGTGATCAATCCATCATACATACAGCAAGATAACCTAGCATGATTGGCAGGAAGCCCAAGGTATCTAAAAGAAAAGGTCCCTTCAGTCGGTCCAGTATCAGTCAATATTAGGTGTTTTAAATCTACAGAAATACCCCCAAAATAAGCCTCAGTCTTATCAAAGTTAGGTCTAAGTCTTAACCATTTGGAGAACTCCAAAAGAACTTGAGTAGCTCTTCTAATAGAGGGCAGGTCACCCCTAGTGAAGATCATTAAGTTATCAGCAAAGATGAGGTGAGTGAGCTGCATTTTAACACACTTAGGATGAAATGAGAAGTGTGGGTCCTTACTCATATATTTGAGCATTCTAGAAAGGATTTCCATACTTAGGACAAATAGAAGAGGGGAGAGTGGGTCACCTTGTCTTACCCTACTCCTGCCCTTGAAAAAAACCCCAATTAGATCCATTAACATTAATTGTGTACCAATTAGTCTGGAGACTTAGCCACGATACCAATTCAGTCTGGGTGAAATGGTGTCAGAACTACTATTTCCAAAGTGAGGACTGTTGGAGGGTGCAGCCGGCTTACAACTCTACAACAGTTTGGAAAGCACTCTTGACCACGAGAGACGAATTTATCTGCAAAACGGGGTCCATTGTTGCTGCTCAAGCTAGTCTGCAATTATGGACAAACTCAGGTAAGCTGCTTTTGTCTCAGGTCTACTCGGCTTTCCACGGACAGCATCCTACTCTAAGGTGGGCTAAACCTCTCTTGGATAGGGTTATCATGCCTAGGCATTCTACCATTGTGAAAATGGCAGCTCAAAATGGTCTTCCCACCGTTGATAATTTGATGAAACGAGGGCTGATCATGGTGAACAGATGCAGCCTGTGCTACGCAGCTTTGGAAAGCATCCCACACATCTATTTCAGTTGTCCCTTCTCTAATTCAGTATGGCAGCATATCTTGCTTTGGCTAGGCATTACCCGAAGACCTTTGGGCCTTAGACACGAACTCTTACGCCTTTCTAAATTCAAAGGACGAGGGTGGAGGAAGAAATGGGCCCGTTGTAGCACCGCAGCGGTGGTTTACTTGATTTGGCAAGAGCGAAATAGGAGGTTTTTTTATGACCGCCCTAAGACTGTAGAGCAGTTAGTAAGAACCATTAAGTATTATGTCTCGGTTAGACTGTTTTCAAATGTAACGGATAGTTTACTAGAGGAGATGATAGCATCTATTATTTCATAGAAGCTTGAAAGTTTATGTAGTGGCTATTCTTTGTAAAGTGtattttcttattttttaatGAGAAGCTgatttatacaaaaaaaaaaaaaaaaaaaaaaaaacattaattgtGTACCAGGAGCCTGTTACACATCCCATAACCCATTTGATAAAAAGAGATTGAAAGTTCAGACTTTGCAACATGTTTTTGAGGAATGACCATTGGATTGAATCAAAAGCCTTCTAATATCCACTTTAAGCATGCATTTGGGTGTGAGATTCTTTCTATTATAACCTTTCAAGAGGCCTTGAGTGAGCAGGACATTTTCATGAAGGCTCTTGCCTTTAATAAAGGCAACCTGGTCCTTTCCCACCAATTAGGCATAACTCTGTGAAGCCTGTTTCATAAAATTTTGCTAATAGTCTTATAAATGATTGAGCAGAAAGATATAGGCCTAAAATCCTTCACACTTTGAACAATTTTCTTCTTTGAAATGAGAACATAAGAGTAACAATTGCCTACTTTGGCATGAAATTGGTCTTGAAAAAATCTTCAACAGTAGAATAACAATCATCAGCTACAATATCCCAAACAGATTTAAAGAATCTAGCTGAAAAACCATCTAATCCATGATTCTTATTTGAGTGACTGGAAAAAGGGAGGTTTTGATTTCTTCCCTGAAAATAGGGATAGTGAGCATATCatagttgttattattattattattattattattattactattattactgtTATTACTGTTATacttttattacttttattactgttattattattattattattgttactatttttactatttttactattattactattattattattattactattattattattattattattattattattattattttttttttttttttttttttttttttttttttttaagaaaccacaacttttattgagatcaaatcaatttttacaagaaattggtgggcaaccTAGACACAATCTAGGCTTCCACctccttagcaatagcaaagctaagtcgaGTAAAAATAAAAGTAGCAGCGCGCGCTCCGGCATCCTGAGATACAGAGAATTTCTGAATCTGCTTGAGCAAGGCAATAACATCCGTATCTAGCTCCCCCAGCGAAGAGAAGGAgaagggtaggaaaccataaccagccgTCAATTCACAAATCCCGATACTTGGTACACTTACGCTGATTAGCATCAACAACAACATAACCGGGCACAAAAGCAGACATCCCAGACTGAGTCAAGGGGGAAGATCACAAGATAAGGTAATAAAAATTATAAGCTTTATATAAATTAGTATTACTACAAGTTTCTAGATTgtattacaataaattacaataaaaaaattGGGTTATTTAATTATAATAACTCAAACTACACCTTTCATTCCCAAATTAATCCCAACTATACTGTAACCTATATTAATATTATCTTTACACATATGTATCTATGTATTGTAGCACTTTGAAGATCTTGTATTGATATACAATTTGTGCATCTTCCCTAAGTGTAGCAGCACTTTTCAAATTCAATTAAATAATGAGAGAAGTGgataagtgtagatacccagtatctgctgagactccaacaaacacccgatgattatcggactataacgtgctttggaatcgcggtgtttgatcgacagtttgtgtacaactttacgtcggaaaacttaaaacgatttcgaataaaacatttcaaaacttttcaaaagtacctggagtgtttaatgcacgacgacggggtcgcaatgacactaactagagttaaaaccgacaccggaccagaaaccgactcaaaaattcaaatcccgactccaacaacgagtcaaaccgagtcaaccaccaaaaacaaaacattcaaagccttatatattaagatttcccggattcatgaatggtcaagtaccaaacatgtgactacaaatcctaggatagaacaaatcatgattgcacttgtgtgaaagtgacaggataactcgaagaaccgcgacgtggctcacgcctctttgagcagcccaggtggccacgtcgctcaaaactcacacaaccactcagtttactataaatacccctcaaatgcccccatttgagaactccgcgagtgtccgccccctcttttctcccttaaaattctcgactcgacttcctaagtcacaatccgacgcgtatttacgacctaccgatcgtaaatacaagccttacacattgtttggtaccgtcatcgtgcattaaatcacttgaccgaccacttcgaccactacaccgtcactaaattTAATAAAagactctttttacttaccaaaacggttttaaatcgagtcttttccgacaaacgagttgttacacttacgtcggtttctcgccataaccaaacatgtaagtatgagggtgtaaaaatccttcttttatcatgtctttactgatttcatgactataacatgctaaaacatgcataacacgatccaaaacatgggataaacgagccaaaactgagttttggcctgaggcagaagccccttattgtgcaaataggctcgcgcctcaatggggtgcccagggcAGAACTCAACTGTGTTTGTTCTCgcctttcccctttaatccattttcatatttgtaatcggtttttaccatttcaaatattttcgaacctttttattttatttgtttttaaccataaaacatttttcacccttggttcctcataccatgacggttaaatccgtgtttcggtgataatattaggttaatgacatttaaaaggtatttaaaaccctttatttcatttctttacattttgggaggtattttaaagcctttcatcatttctttacactttcaaaataagcatattagtcaccaacgcaaagtcatccttggttctacataccatgccggattttaacccgggtacgatgatgagtatcgactaattatattcaaatgaacttaaaacaattagttcataattattttcaaaactattcatgtcaaacttgtcaagtcgaacccgacaccgaatatcatcaaaataatgacgattattcatgtctagttcttcaaatcaacaaatacggtctaaatgaccctttcaaaccaaatcgggtcaaatacccatttttctatGCGTTTTATAagcgtttttcaaatggtcagaacacggcatataaccgttggttgacccgcgcctaaacaggccccttctttcttatttccaaaaccaggggaagCCCCCTTACACTGCCGGCctgctcgcgcctcatgtggccgcctggcacagggcctgtttcctttccagcattagtctaagacgatcccgactgcggccaacccggatataggacggatcagatgactacttGCTTATTCGAAAATCACATttccaaaatgctttactaagacaaatggatcacgttatgcaccataaacttaattgggtaaatggatatttaatttccgtcctgcatgcaaatcaactattaatccaactcgacatcttatacttgatacttggattaaatcaaccgacttagaaagctctaaCATGTTagatttaaattattggatgcgcattcatgcatttaaaccgttttatcaacttttgcatttaaccaaccaagatcgatcagtagaggccgctaccgcgggcgggattgggtgtctgattaaagggcttcccaatacgtaccttcacctcttactcagaaactttggatagtggacgaccttatccagggcgtacgagagtcattctagagataggatgctaaagagggacgattccttatctttagtacctatgtcaaaccctgctttgtgcttcgtttgaccaaggtataaagtggattcgaacgggttccaagcatcccaaaaatgcttggtggcgactccgaacatctctaatcgtttagAGACCCTtactgagacgaaaccgaccgatttaaaacgatccggtcgaaagcatttttacgctgccgagcgtggctttcaaaagaccggtGTATGTCCatagatcggctgggcttgcaggtgggccatgtccacaataaGGAGAGAGGATTATGTGACACCATGcgttaaagcggaaaatataccTAGTAAATTGCAACAGAAAACAtggatttttaaaactttttaaaatttaacaCGCGGGTTCACTAAACATAACGAAACGAGTGCAACGATAAGCAAACTTAAGTTATTACAAACCAAGTTTAGcaaaagaggggggggggggggggagatatCTCACGACTAACAAgtctaaaaggtgagtctaagcataaCGATATACAAAAATCCCAcggtcaaggtactcgctagctcataCATGTCTTCACCCTATAAATGCACCAATTAATACCTGTCGTTCATgaaacatgaatgccacagtcagtggggagtaactcaaggttctcccagccacattatatcaaaataaatataacAAAGAACTCTAAGAAGGTAAGGCATAATAAATAAAGGATACAATTCACTTGAACAAATAAGCATGGGATCATTCATGttagaataataagagaaaacaaGATAGAGTAGCAAATGAGCATGTCATAGGCATATTTAAATAAGTGGAGTAAAGGAAAGAACATAGATATGGTTATTTAATCACAAGCACGAATTCCAATAGAATGTGACATATGCGGCTATCCAAATTACACAAAACTAGTACTTAAGTCATGTGAGATAGATAAACGAGTAGTCAATCATCGCAATACATATAGGTGAAAAACATAACCATTACTTTGGAAATTTTCTAACAAACATTGCATGGGACGTGGCTATTAACGTCACATGCACattcatggcttgcatctcaccataagaacggctgggagcatcaatcccggctatcatatcgcaactagaaggcttgcatctcacctctagtgtcTGATAGGACCAAGACTTTTACATTCAACCACATAAGGCGTAAACTCTCGTGTAGAAAGATATATGCCAGTGA
Encoded here:
- the LOC141601560 gene encoding uncharacterized protein LOC141601560; translated protein: MQLTHLIFADNLMIFTRGDLPSIRRATQVLLEFSKWLRLRPNFDKTEAYFGGISVDLKHLILTDTGPTEGTFSFRYLGLPANHARLSCCMYDGLITKLQTLSTSCAFRSLSYTGKLQVINSMVFGLCMGSIRVTWIINYFLSSHTIWDLSIQQYFDESLRGVIEARDLLLSQVEDVPSIVACLLSCVVKGSFLVILILAIQRKLAILDMLVGRGISLANRCILCKCKEECARHLFFKCPLAAALSSAILSWACVSVQDS